In Triticum aestivum cultivar Chinese Spring chromosome 5B, IWGSC CS RefSeq v2.1, whole genome shotgun sequence, the following proteins share a genomic window:
- the LOC123116961 gene encoding FCS-Like Zinc finger 8, producing the protein MNGAGAGCAQHVGNSSTAPCDGGKGASAVAACAPSFAAPRLLHSSSLPAGGRAAVVTGSPVRDAETMFAYAISPTSVLDASAAFGSPGPAVDAGGGKRRPWCDGCAGPHGLADVLDCAHEAQRRKSVLRGAVRAQAPALVRSSSLDRRVEFGVKNKSSWLPLRASRAAAEDNDDGPSSEDYTCVISRGPNPRTVHIFGDRVVDSSACR; encoded by the coding sequence ATGaacggcgccggcgccggctgcGCGCAGCACGTCGGCAACTCGTCCACGGCTCCATGCGACGGCGGCAAGGGTGCTTCTGCTGTTGCTGCTTGTGCTCCGTCGTTCGCCGCGCCGAGACTGCTGCACTCGTCGTCCCTCCCCGCCGGCGGCCGCGCCGCGGTCGTCACCGGGAGTCCCGTGCGGGACGCCGAGACGATGTTCGCCTACGCCATCAGCCCGACCTCCGTGCTGGACGCGTCGGCGGCCTTCGGCTCGCCAGGCCCGGCCGTGGACGCCGGAGGGGGCAAGCGCCGGCCGTGGTGCGACGGGTGCGCGGGGCCACACGGGCTCGCTGACGTGCTGGACTGCGCCCACGAGGCCCAGCGGAGGAAGAGCGTCCTCCGGGGCGCCGTGAGGGCGCAGGCGCCGGCCCTGGTGCGGTCGTCCTCCCTGGACCGGCGCGTGGAGTTCGGCGTCAAGAACAAGAGCTCGTGGCTGCCGCTGCGCGCCTCCCGCGCGGCAGCGGAGGACAACGACGACGGGCCGTCGTCGGAGGACTACACCTGCGTCATCTCCCGCGGGCCCAACCCCAGGACGGTGCACATCTTCGGCGACCGCGTCGTGGACTCATCCGCTTGCAGGTGA